A region of Vibrio tubiashii ATCC 19109 DNA encodes the following proteins:
- the helD gene encoding DNA helicase IV, producing MQLTANKTAQFFVQHEYHHIEITSDSLILSSESSEEHIPFNVWSGRVQVKNGLIWGGLMFFAHQHDGQQRAWLVQGLPLSKCREFARYAVAAYQHWHKNQCQQLIKYLPQWEESVQRFQIQPSFLTHSTVEKWQDQLTNDLQKMEITLDDAMLRMPSRMACIEPWITRSDAELSTRNEQWMETELENWQVLFSQIESSPLNYSQKRAVLLNDDNNLVLAGAGSGKTSVLTARVAYLLQSHLARSEEILMLAFGRDAAEEMNQRLNDKIGLSAEGIKVNTFHQLGLQILNQVESQGVTISPLALDDNQRQNWCIDWLKKHWMTPTNFKRWQKHLSKWPIAYLAGDDELGSHVENPKLIAWLEKQLMQLSATGASKKEIQQRLVEHPEYTRLNSELALVWPCFQAWQQQLKEQGHIDFNLMITRATQYVTKGKFKAPWRYIMVDEYQDISPQRLALIEALCQQEQGCVLFAVGDDWQSIYQFAGSDVDLTTGFAERFPHSTVHHLDTTYRFNNQIGEVANRFVQQNPAQLEKQLNSHKEQKSKAVTLMPIANVEKVLDQLNRNAKATQSVLLLGRNHYHKPELLSDWQKRFGLLNIQFMTCHASKGKEADFVIVLNVDEGQFPARVKALHIDGALTQADDQFPYAEERRLFYVAMTRAKRKVWITYTGSGSSFIKELINDDYPIINQK from the coding sequence ATGCAGCTAACCGCTAACAAGACTGCACAGTTTTTTGTTCAACACGAATACCACCACATCGAGATTACCTCAGATTCACTCATACTCAGTTCGGAATCAAGCGAAGAGCATATCCCGTTCAATGTTTGGAGTGGGCGAGTACAAGTTAAGAATGGTCTCATTTGGGGTGGTTTGATGTTTTTTGCTCATCAGCATGACGGGCAGCAGAGAGCTTGGTTAGTGCAAGGGCTTCCTTTAAGTAAATGTCGTGAGTTTGCCAGATACGCGGTTGCTGCCTATCAACACTGGCATAAGAATCAATGTCAGCAGCTGATCAAATACTTGCCTCAGTGGGAGGAGAGTGTACAACGCTTTCAGATCCAACCTTCATTTTTGACCCACTCGACGGTTGAAAAGTGGCAAGACCAATTAACAAATGATCTCCAGAAAATGGAGATTACGCTAGACGACGCGATGCTGCGCATGCCGAGTCGAATGGCATGTATTGAACCTTGGATTACTCGCTCTGATGCGGAATTAAGCACACGAAACGAGCAGTGGATGGAGACAGAGCTTGAGAACTGGCAGGTACTTTTCTCTCAGATAGAATCGTCCCCATTAAATTACTCGCAGAAAAGAGCCGTCTTACTTAATGACGATAACAATCTTGTTTTGGCTGGGGCGGGTTCTGGCAAGACAAGTGTGCTGACTGCGCGTGTTGCCTATCTTCTTCAAAGTCACTTAGCCCGTTCGGAAGAGATTCTGATGTTGGCCTTTGGTCGAGATGCCGCTGAAGAGATGAATCAACGCTTGAATGACAAAATCGGTTTGAGTGCAGAAGGAATAAAAGTTAATACATTCCATCAATTGGGCTTACAGATACTTAACCAAGTTGAGTCGCAGGGCGTGACTATTTCGCCTTTAGCACTGGATGATAATCAGCGACAAAACTGGTGTATTGACTGGCTGAAAAAGCATTGGATGACCCCAACTAACTTTAAGCGTTGGCAAAAACATCTATCTAAATGGCCTATTGCTTATTTGGCAGGTGACGATGAGTTAGGTAGCCATGTCGAAAACCCTAAACTGATCGCATGGCTGGAAAAGCAACTCATGCAGTTGTCAGCCACAGGAGCAAGCAAAAAAGAAATTCAGCAGAGGCTCGTTGAGCATCCTGAATATACGCGCCTGAACAGTGAACTCGCCTTAGTTTGGCCTTGTTTCCAAGCTTGGCAGCAACAGCTTAAAGAGCAAGGTCATATCGACTTTAATCTGATGATTACCCGAGCGACGCAATACGTTACAAAAGGCAAGTTTAAGGCACCTTGGCGTTACATTATGGTCGACGAATATCAGGACATCTCACCACAACGTCTCGCCTTGATTGAAGCGCTCTGTCAACAAGAACAAGGCTGCGTTTTATTTGCGGTAGGTGATGATTGGCAATCGATCTACCAGTTTGCAGGCTCAGACGTGGATCTTACGACAGGGTTTGCAGAGCGATTCCCTCACTCGACCGTTCATCACTTAGATACGACTTACCGATTCAATAACCAGATTGGCGAAGTAGCTAATCGATTTGTGCAACAAAACCCTGCTCAATTAGAAAAGCAGTTGAACAGTCATAAAGAGCAAAAATCGAAAGCAGTGACACTGATGCCTATCGCCAACGTTGAAAAGGTGCTTGATCAGCTCAATCGAAACGCCAAAGCGACCCAGAGTGTACTTTTGCTAGGTCGAAATCACTACCACAAGCCTGAACTATTATCCGATTGGCAAAAACGTTTCGGCTTGCTTAACATTCAATTTATGACTTGTCATGCCAGTAAAGGCAAAGAAGCGGACTTCGTAATTGTACTCAATGTCGATGAAGGTCAGTTTCCGGCCAGAGTGAAAGCTCTGCATATTGATGGGGCATTAACTCAAGCTGACGATCAGTTCCCATATGCTGAAGAAAGACGCCTTTTCTATGTTGCTATGACGCGAGCAAAGCGAAAGGTATGGATCACTTATACAGGAAGTGGGTCAAGCTTTATAAAAGAGCTAATCAACGACGACTACCCAATCATCAACCAAAAATAA
- the yccS gene encoding YccS family putative transporter, with amino-acid sequence MNLYSQLRHYWANKTFNYSLLILVTLLGVVIPTWYLQLNTLIVPLILGIIAAALAESDDSFTGRLKSQSLTLICFAIAALSIEMLFAKPWLFAIGLFISTFGFIMLGAIGPRYASIAFGSLLIAIYTMLGAHESTNVWFQPLMLLTGAAWYYFVSMVWHALWPMQPVQQSLANVFLQLANYLDSKSQLFYPVSNLKPQPHRIEEARLNAATVNALNSCKATFLTRSKRGHVDGASDRFLNTYFLAQDIHERISSTHYRYQELAEHFERFDVLFRFKHLLQNQATSCREIAEAIRLGKEYQHNDDSVLALDELQNSLTYLQDQHNPKWRSLLAQLGYLFNNLATVEKQLSNVNNPDTNKLEEDVLDDTEAHTLKVMWQRVKSNFTKDSMLFRHAVRMSIALTLGYGIIQLFGIERGYWILLTTLFVCQPNYSATRQKLVARVLGTFAGIVIGVPLLTLFPSQESQLLLVVVSGVAFFAFRLANYGYATGFITVLVLFCFNQLGQGFDVILPRIADTLVGCILAVAAVTFILPDWQSKRLHKVMADAIGANQHYLGQIIGQYRVGKKDSLSYRVSRRNAHNQDANLTTAISNMLAEPGRYVSAIDESYRFLTLNHALLSYISALGAHRTRIADEETHKLILDAHRVIHQHLNVLFTQLNEHCDTCDTADIDDPVLEQRLAEWREEDDSSVRMVLQQLHLVYRMLPELHSLASKFAVRVAHKLAE; translated from the coding sequence GTGAATTTATATAGTCAGCTCCGCCACTACTGGGCAAACAAAACGTTTAACTATAGCCTTCTTATTCTCGTTACCCTTTTAGGCGTGGTGATACCAACATGGTACTTACAACTCAATACGCTTATCGTTCCTTTAATTCTGGGGATTATTGCTGCTGCACTTGCAGAGAGTGACGACAGTTTCACCGGAAGACTAAAGTCCCAGTCGTTAACATTGATCTGTTTTGCCATTGCTGCTCTTTCTATCGAGATGCTGTTTGCCAAACCTTGGCTATTCGCAATCGGATTGTTTATTTCGACGTTCGGTTTCATCATGTTGGGTGCTATCGGCCCGAGATATGCCAGTATCGCTTTTGGTTCTCTTCTCATCGCTATCTATACCATGCTAGGCGCACATGAAAGTACCAATGTCTGGTTTCAACCTCTTATGCTTCTTACCGGTGCAGCTTGGTACTATTTCGTTTCGATGGTATGGCATGCACTGTGGCCTATGCAGCCTGTTCAGCAGAGTTTGGCAAACGTGTTTTTGCAGCTAGCCAACTATCTCGATTCAAAGAGTCAGCTGTTCTATCCCGTCTCAAACCTTAAGCCCCAACCTCATCGAATTGAAGAAGCAAGACTCAATGCCGCGACGGTTAATGCCCTTAACTCTTGCAAGGCGACGTTTTTAACTCGCTCTAAGCGAGGGCATGTAGACGGAGCCAGCGACCGATTTTTAAATACTTATTTTCTTGCTCAAGATATTCATGAGCGAATCAGTTCGACTCACTATCGCTATCAAGAGCTTGCAGAGCATTTTGAACGCTTTGATGTTCTGTTTCGGTTTAAACACTTACTACAAAACCAAGCAACGTCGTGCCGCGAGATTGCTGAGGCGATAAGACTCGGTAAAGAGTATCAGCATAACGATGACTCTGTTCTTGCGCTTGATGAGCTGCAAAACTCACTGACCTATCTTCAAGATCAACATAACCCTAAATGGCGTTCACTACTTGCGCAGCTCGGTTACCTGTTTAATAACTTAGCGACAGTTGAAAAGCAGCTAAGTAATGTCAATAACCCAGATACCAACAAACTTGAAGAAGACGTTTTAGACGATACAGAGGCACACACCTTGAAGGTGATGTGGCAGCGAGTAAAATCTAACTTCACTAAAGACTCTATGCTGTTTAGGCATGCTGTGAGAATGTCAATTGCACTGACCCTTGGTTATGGCATTATCCAGTTGTTTGGTATTGAGCGCGGTTACTGGATTCTGCTCACAACACTGTTTGTTTGTCAGCCCAACTACAGTGCCACAAGGCAAAAACTGGTTGCGCGGGTACTCGGCACGTTCGCAGGTATTGTTATCGGTGTACCGCTATTAACCCTCTTCCCCTCGCAAGAAAGCCAATTATTGCTTGTCGTCGTTTCGGGGGTCGCCTTCTTCGCATTTAGGCTCGCAAACTATGGCTATGCGACCGGCTTTATCACCGTATTAGTGCTGTTCTGTTTTAACCAGTTAGGGCAAGGCTTTGATGTTATTCTGCCGCGTATCGCTGATACCTTAGTTGGTTGTATTCTCGCGGTTGCTGCAGTGACGTTTATTCTCCCTGATTGGCAGTCAAAACGCCTGCACAAAGTGATGGCCGACGCTATCGGGGCTAATCAACACTACCTTGGTCAAATTATTGGCCAATATCGAGTGGGTAAAAAAGACAGTTTGAGTTACCGAGTGTCGAGACGAAACGCTCATAACCAAGATGCGAACTTAACAACAGCAATTAGTAATATGCTTGCCGAGCCTGGTCGTTATGTTTCCGCCATTGATGAAAGCTACCGTTTCTTGACATTGAACCACGCCCTGCTGAGCTATATCTCCGCATTAGGTGCGCACAGAACACGTATCGCTGACGAGGAGACTCATAAGTTGATCCTTGATGCTCATCGCGTAATCCACCAGCACTTAAACGTGTTGTTTACTCAATTAAACGAGCACTGCGATACATGTGATACCGCAGACATTGACGATCCAGTGCTAGAGCAGCGCCTCGCTGAGTGGCGTGAAGAGGATGACAGTTCTGTACGTATGGTTTTGCAACAATTGCATCTGGTTTATCGGATGCTACCAGAACTGCACTCCCTAGCCAGCAAGTTTGCAGTGCGTGTTGCGCATAAGTTGGCTGAATAA
- a CDS encoding hydroxymethylglutaryl-CoA reductase → MPKLNLSRQDKTLFTQPESDGPTLEQKLSPHFERSSLRLTPSPYISEKAIAKRWSKLDHLTQQELLLDEQTLAHAELYNKNIEHFIGTVKLPVGVAGPLRVNGLHANDDYLVPLATTEAALVASYNRGAQLITQAGGASAMLINEGVTRTPVFVFDSLVDAGQFVAWVVTQYEHFKHLAESTTSHGKLHDINVNIEGNHVYLVFEYHTGDASGQNMVTIATNEVYHYILDHSPIEPREAFLDGNLSGDKKPNSHTLRHVRGKKVTAEIHLDKALVEKYLHTTPEKMTRFGQVTTTGSALSGGIGVNAHYANALAAFYIACGQDAACVAESAVGITRMEVNQDGGLYASVTLPNLMVGTVGGGTGLPTQKACLDIMGLHGNGKAKALAEVAAVLCLAGELSIVGAFCADHFSRAHQKLAR, encoded by the coding sequence ATGCCGAAACTAAATCTTTCTCGCCAAGATAAAACTCTTTTCACTCAACCCGAATCTGACGGACCTACATTAGAACAAAAACTCAGTCCGCACTTTGAACGCTCTTCGTTGAGGCTAACACCAAGCCCTTATATATCTGAGAAGGCTATTGCCAAACGCTGGTCTAAACTAGACCATTTAACGCAACAAGAGCTGCTACTCGACGAGCAGACCCTAGCTCATGCCGAGTTATACAATAAGAACATCGAACACTTTATTGGCACTGTGAAGCTGCCAGTCGGTGTCGCTGGGCCTTTGCGAGTTAATGGCCTTCACGCTAATGATGATTATCTTGTTCCACTTGCGACAACCGAAGCAGCGCTAGTGGCTTCATACAATCGAGGTGCCCAATTGATTACTCAGGCGGGTGGTGCAAGCGCGATGTTAATCAATGAAGGAGTAACACGAACTCCCGTGTTTGTGTTTGACTCGTTAGTCGATGCAGGTCAGTTTGTGGCTTGGGTTGTGACTCAGTACGAGCATTTTAAACATCTTGCCGAGTCGACGACATCACACGGGAAGTTGCACGATATTAACGTCAATATCGAAGGTAACCATGTCTACCTGGTGTTTGAGTACCATACCGGTGACGCTTCAGGTCAAAATATGGTTACGATTGCAACCAATGAAGTTTACCACTATATATTGGACCACTCACCGATTGAGCCAAGAGAAGCGTTCCTCGATGGCAACCTGTCTGGTGATAAAAAACCAAACTCTCATACCTTGCGCCACGTTCGCGGAAAGAAGGTGACGGCAGAGATTCACCTAGACAAAGCTCTGGTTGAGAAATACCTTCACACTACCCCAGAAAAAATGACACGTTTTGGCCAAGTCACCACAACAGGCTCAGCCCTTAGTGGCGGCATTGGTGTCAATGCACACTACGCAAATGCCTTGGCGGCTTTCTATATTGCCTGCGGTCAAGACGCAGCTTGTGTCGCAGAGTCCGCAGTGGGTATCACTCGTATGGAAGTAAATCAGGATGGCGGTCTGTACGCTTCCGTTACCTTACCTAACTTAATGGTTGGCACAGTTGGTGGAGGGACAGGATTACCAACACAGAAAGCTTGTTTAGACATTATGGGGTTACACGGTAACGGAAAGGCAAAAGCGTTAGCAGAAGTCGCTGCAGTTTTATGCTTAGCTGGTGAACTCTCTATCGTAGGCGCATTTTGCGCAGATCACTTCTCTCGTGCTCATCAGAAACTAGCTCGTTAG
- the luxQ gene encoding quorum-sensing autoinducer 2 sensor kinase/phosphatase LuxQ — MRLNKEQGRKRQLATILTNSIFLCIGVLIVVIVLQNYQVNRDVVEQEVARTKQQTKSLVQEIFNLRIKSLEITQDSYSRNKLLVEGTQEEDIHSLDRFFNSIDQLSPDVAPDFRYIISGNELIWDDGNYQFYGISMSQINHLSKEMMTGPDWHISQTPSSLGVRYLGMRRTAIVDINSGEVVGHLYIGIVLNNNFSLVNAIAKSGNADEILLAVGSEVIATNTKKQSTKHIEWLEQASKSLNAGRYMVSRTDLTVNNVPTFLSVYTVQSNEHVMTFVRSHYIWITITAMLVICIAVYTRVWLGKRVSNELQSLMHYTDATIQEQKVSKFVGSSIEEFDQIGNSFERSFKRLHEQEKQFTELFNFSLSPITLWDANGELNRFNPAAERSFRRGQAQQQLIDSLKPHIRMCAQGATLTGINTTIANKTFRWNLSPISSDNRITHIMAQGQDITSFIEAERQSEAAREQAEESARARADFLARMSHELRTPLNGILGVSQLLKGKMESEQDVEHMDILCNSGEHLLAVLNDILDFSKIEQGKFHIEKSAFRLIELTSTVDKIFKPLCDSKEVDFVVESNIEDDLWVYSDQVRLNQIIFNLVSNAVKFTHEGSVRIVLNRERKNGGCIFTIDIQDSGIGIEQKRLKDIFEPFVQAEATTTREYGGSGLGLAIVHSLVNLMEGEVSVDSVVGKGTRFTVSVPLQIGTEKVVSGGGLEADPATLFSETLHVLLVEDNHTNAFIAKAFCEKYGMKVTWVEDGINAIDLLKTDTSIALVLMDNQLPNLGGIEATEIIRNDLGLSVPIYACTADGMQETKKEFLRAGANYVIVKPIKEAALNKAFIYFKEHHYSLVE; from the coding sequence ATGCGATTAAATAAAGAACAAGGCAGAAAGCGCCAACTCGCGACTATACTAACCAATTCAATTTTCCTTTGTATTGGTGTGTTGATCGTGGTGATAGTCCTTCAGAACTATCAGGTCAATCGTGATGTTGTTGAGCAAGAAGTTGCTCGAACTAAGCAACAGACGAAAAGCCTTGTTCAAGAGATTTTTAACCTTAGAATCAAATCGTTAGAGATTACGCAAGATAGCTACAGTCGCAACAAACTACTGGTAGAGGGCACCCAAGAAGAAGATATCCATTCTCTAGACCGTTTTTTCAACAGCATTGACCAGCTCTCACCTGATGTCGCGCCAGATTTTCGCTACATAATAAGCGGAAATGAGTTGATTTGGGATGACGGCAACTATCAGTTTTATGGCATATCTATGAGTCAGATTAATCATTTAAGTAAGGAGATGATGACTGGCCCCGATTGGCATATTTCACAGACGCCATCATCTCTTGGTGTACGTTACCTCGGGATGCGTCGTACGGCGATAGTTGATATCAACTCTGGTGAGGTTGTTGGTCATCTTTACATTGGGATTGTACTAAACAACAACTTTTCTTTGGTTAACGCGATTGCGAAAAGTGGCAATGCCGACGAGATTTTGTTGGCTGTGGGTTCTGAGGTCATAGCAACAAATACAAAAAAACAGAGCACTAAACACATTGAGTGGTTAGAACAAGCTTCTAAGTCACTCAATGCAGGCCGTTATATGGTCTCTAGAACGGATTTAACGGTTAACAATGTTCCGACTTTTCTTTCAGTTTACACGGTACAAAGCAATGAACATGTGATGACGTTTGTTCGCAGTCATTATATTTGGATCACAATTACCGCAATGCTGGTCATTTGCATTGCGGTCTACACGCGAGTTTGGTTAGGTAAAAGAGTATCGAATGAACTACAAAGTTTGATGCATTATACCGATGCGACCATTCAGGAGCAGAAAGTCAGTAAGTTTGTCGGTTCGAGTATTGAAGAATTTGATCAAATCGGAAACTCGTTTGAACGCTCCTTTAAGCGACTGCATGAACAAGAGAAACAATTTACCGAACTGTTTAATTTTTCCTTGTCGCCGATTACCTTGTGGGATGCTAATGGAGAGCTGAATCGATTTAATCCTGCAGCTGAGAGGTCATTTCGTCGCGGACAAGCGCAGCAACAACTCATTGACAGCTTAAAACCACATATCCGAATGTGCGCACAAGGGGCGACACTAACAGGCATTAACACCACCATCGCGAATAAGACATTTCGCTGGAACTTATCGCCTATCTCTAGCGACAATCGCATCACTCATATCATGGCTCAGGGACAAGACATTACCAGCTTTATCGAGGCTGAACGTCAAAGTGAAGCCGCACGAGAGCAGGCGGAAGAATCAGCACGAGCTCGCGCGGACTTTCTTGCTCGCATGAGCCATGAATTAAGAACGCCGCTAAATGGGATACTCGGCGTATCTCAGTTGCTAAAAGGCAAAATGGAGAGTGAACAAGATGTCGAACACATGGATATTCTGTGTAACAGCGGCGAACATTTATTAGCGGTGCTCAATGATATTCTAGATTTCTCCAAAATAGAGCAAGGTAAGTTCCACATTGAGAAGAGTGCCTTCAGGCTCATTGAGCTAACCAGTACCGTAGACAAGATATTTAAGCCACTCTGTGATAGCAAAGAAGTGGATTTTGTTGTTGAGAGCAATATCGAAGATGATTTATGGGTCTACAGTGATCAAGTGCGCTTAAATCAAATTATCTTTAACCTTGTCAGCAATGCCGTTAAGTTTACCCATGAGGGCAGCGTAAGAATCGTTCTGAATCGGGAACGTAAAAATGGCGGCTGCATATTCACTATTGATATTCAGGACTCCGGTATTGGCATTGAACAAAAACGCCTAAAGGATATTTTTGAACCTTTTGTACAAGCTGAAGCGACTACCACACGTGAATATGGAGGGAGCGGTTTAGGTTTGGCGATCGTCCACAGCCTTGTGAATCTGATGGAAGGTGAAGTAAGCGTCGATAGTGTCGTTGGCAAAGGGACCCGATTCACTGTCAGTGTGCCTCTGCAAATTGGTACTGAAAAAGTGGTGAGTGGAGGAGGGCTTGAGGCTGATCCCGCGACTTTGTTTAGTGAAACTCTTCACGTACTTTTGGTTGAAGACAATCACACCAATGCCTTCATTGCTAAAGCTTTCTGTGAAAAGTATGGGATGAAAGTGACTTGGGTAGAAGATGGCATTAATGCTATTGATCTGCTTAAGACAGATACATCTATCGCTTTGGTATTAATGGATAACCAACTGCCTAATTTAGGCGGTATTGAAGCGACTGAAATTATTCGTAATGACTTAGGTCTTAGCGTGCCAATTTATGCTTGTACCGCAGATGGTATGCAAGAAACGAAAAAAGAGTTTTTACGGGCTGGGGCAAACTACGTGATTGTTAAACCAATCAAAGAAGCAGCATTGAACAAAGCCTTTATCTACTTTAAAGAGCATCATTACTCGTTGGTGGAATAA
- a CDS encoding autoinducer 2-binding periplasmic protein LuxP yields the protein MSKKAILPLLVLCSFSASAHTTQVLNGYWQYDEYLEAHPKQKELTEQLSQTVRKYPTPLTTQQSSPISISVVYPGQQVSDYWSRNIKAFEMRLEKLGVNYEINQVFTRPSVDVRQQSLSLLEAVQNKADYLIFTLDTTRHRKFIEHVLSSTDTKLILQNITTPVRAWDEQQPFMYVGFDHIKGTRVIEGYYKNSVPKDSRYSVLYFSEGYVSDARGDTFIEEMSHHDSYKLSSSFYTKATRASGYETAKIALNRDPDIQFIYACSTDVALGAADALAELGRKDILLNGWGGGTAELKAIGEGALNVTAMRMNDDTGIAMAEAIKWDLEGRSVPHVYSGDFELVTNKDSTARIEKLKQRAFRYSDQ from the coding sequence ATGTCTAAAAAAGCAATATTGCCTTTACTGGTATTGTGCTCATTTTCAGCTTCGGCTCACACCACTCAAGTTCTGAATGGATATTGGCAGTATGACGAATATCTAGAAGCACACCCAAAACAAAAAGAACTGACCGAACAGCTGAGTCAAACGGTTAGAAAGTACCCAACCCCGCTTACAACGCAACAATCTTCACCTATCTCTATATCGGTGGTCTATCCCGGACAGCAAGTCTCAGATTATTGGAGTCGCAATATCAAGGCGTTCGAGATGCGTTTAGAGAAGCTTGGGGTGAACTATGAAATTAATCAGGTATTTACACGCCCTAGTGTCGATGTAAGGCAGCAAAGTTTGTCGCTATTAGAGGCCGTTCAAAACAAGGCGGATTACCTTATTTTCACTCTCGATACCACGCGACATCGTAAGTTCATCGAGCATGTATTGAGTTCGACAGACACCAAGTTGATTTTGCAAAACATCACGACGCCGGTGAGGGCTTGGGATGAACAGCAACCTTTTATGTATGTCGGATTTGATCACATTAAAGGGACGCGGGTGATAGAAGGGTACTACAAAAACAGTGTCCCTAAAGATAGCCGCTATTCCGTTCTCTATTTCTCTGAGGGCTATGTTAGTGATGCTCGAGGCGATACCTTCATAGAGGAAATGAGCCATCATGACTCCTATAAACTTTCTTCCTCTTTCTATACTAAGGCGACACGAGCTTCAGGTTATGAAACGGCTAAGATTGCTCTGAACAGAGATCCGGATATCCAATTTATCTATGCTTGTTCGACAGACGTGGCGCTTGGAGCGGCAGATGCACTTGCGGAACTGGGAAGGAAAGATATCTTACTGAATGGCTGGGGAGGTGGTACTGCCGAACTAAAAGCGATAGGTGAAGGCGCTCTAAATGTCACCGCTATGCGTATGAATGATGATACGGGTATTGCGATGGCCGAAGCAATCAAATGGGATTTAGAGGGTCGTAGCGTTCCTCACGTGTACTCGGGCGATTTTGAGCTAGTGACCAACAAAGATAGCACCGCGCGTATCGAGAAGCTTAAGCAACGTGCATTTAGGTATTCTGATCAGTAA
- a CDS encoding conjugal transfer protein TraF → MNQLIKISVVVSSLVVVGGTHAATVVPDGRGNGMGNTGVTSADYVLAPFYNPALVSVHRDEDDFGLLVPAIGANLRDTDENIDTIDSLQDTIKAFESGGSTDPAQAAQLNGYLTQLSDNKPLAVTGGAALAVAFPINVVSANVFSRGYAEVIAAPKIAPNGGDAPASVKTRYEASNVDMIAFGYTEFGIAFAKRFTIQGQDVSIGVSPKYQQLKTYKQNISVEDFDVSDYDKSETKKNTFNLDLGAIWFVDDYRLGFAVKDLFSKEIDTLNIAGVSTYKLNPQVTVSGAYTMEYFTTTIDWDLTKQKRFTELADDTQFLRLGVEGNAFGWAQLRAGYEMDIEDTLDNSFTLGVGISPGDLVSVDLAGSYAGDNQFGLSGNLSFTF, encoded by the coding sequence ATGAATCAATTAATTAAAATATCAGTGGTGGTTAGTTCCTTAGTCGTAGTGGGTGGAACCCATGCAGCAACCGTGGTGCCTGATGGCCGCGGTAACGGGATGGGTAATACGGGGGTAACAAGTGCGGATTATGTTCTGGCACCTTTTTACAACCCCGCGCTAGTTTCTGTTCATCGCGATGAAGACGATTTTGGGCTACTTGTTCCTGCAATAGGAGCAAACCTGAGAGATACAGACGAAAACATCGATACCATCGATAGCTTACAAGATACCATTAAAGCATTTGAAAGTGGCGGCAGTACGGACCCCGCGCAAGCTGCTCAGCTTAATGGTTATCTCACTCAACTCTCTGACAACAAACCTTTAGCCGTGACGGGTGGTGCTGCACTAGCTGTCGCTTTCCCAATTAACGTGGTATCTGCAAACGTCTTCTCACGAGGCTATGCTGAAGTTATTGCAGCACCGAAAATCGCTCCGAATGGTGGTGATGCCCCAGCCAGCGTTAAGACGCGCTATGAAGCGTCGAATGTGGATATGATCGCCTTCGGTTATACCGAGTTTGGTATTGCATTTGCGAAACGTTTTACTATTCAAGGTCAAGATGTGTCGATTGGCGTCAGCCCCAAGTATCAACAGTTGAAAACTTACAAGCAAAATATCTCGGTCGAGGACTTTGATGTCAGTGATTATGATAAAAGTGAAACCAAAAAGAATACTTTTAACCTCGACTTAGGGGCTATTTGGTTCGTTGATGATTACCGCTTGGGTTTTGCTGTTAAAGATCTGTTTTCCAAGGAAATCGATACATTGAATATTGCAGGGGTTAGCACCTATAAATTGAACCCTCAGGTGACGGTATCGGGTGCTTATACCATGGAGTATTTTACAACAACCATCGACTGGGATTTAACTAAGCAAAAACGTTTCACCGAACTTGCCGATGACACGCAATTTCTACGTCTAGGTGTTGAAGGTAATGCATTCGGCTGGGCGCAGTTGAGAGCTGGCTATGAAATGGATATCGAAGATACCTTAGACAACTCTTTTACCTTAGGAGTAGGGATAAGCCCGGGAGATTTGGTCAGTGTTGATCTGGCAGGTAGTTATGCGGGAGACAACCAATTTGGCTTATCTGGGAATTTATCTTTTACGTTCTAA
- a CDS encoding GIY-YIG nuclease family protein: MPEQEPNELDACSNWYVYLIRMRNNALYCGITTDVQRRFQQHQQGVGAKALKGKGPLKLEWFKPAGADRSTASKLEYQIKRLPKYKKEQLIATQQNFVVD, translated from the coding sequence ATGCCAGAACAAGAGCCAAATGAGCTCGATGCGTGTTCGAATTGGTACGTATACTTGATTCGAATGCGCAACAATGCGCTCTACTGTGGCATTACGACAGATGTACAACGCCGCTTTCAACAGCATCAGCAGGGCGTCGGGGCTAAAGCGCTTAAAGGTAAAGGCCCGTTAAAACTCGAGTGGTTTAAGCCCGCCGGAGCAGACCGCAGCACTGCCTCTAAACTCGAATATCAGATCAAACGCCTACCAAAATACAAAAAAGAGCAACTTATCGCCACTCAGCAAAATTTTGTTGTCGATTGA